From a single Nakaseomyces glabratus chromosome F, complete sequence genomic region:
- the PSY4 gene encoding Psy4p (CAGL0F04587g~Ortholog(s) have protein phosphatase regulator activity, role in negative regulation of DNA damage checkpoint, protein dephosphorylation and cytoplasm, nucleus, protein phosphatase 4 complex localization) codes for MDSASIDAIHMNGIKSKYLYDILKGIVREKNYDVLETINVSEFLAELLDHMVNTIPNELFQTKVNNGRHTVGRKEDSEENEEAVYGTDIDDANDVHTRQLDDLKRISTHLTTNFKDKSQLPFTIVRICELCFDPFHYFKTYELDKFVNALQKCCLVRGAWRRYELKDVRELSNSQSDKEHIDCDQNDVALSKIPWLDEKMVSELTPFIKEIDTIMSVNLSFEDDEMDDDDDDNLKNQNNDRIITHQDDNIIVEEYYENEDQDDENTGFSNQVINDNNDSQEDDDEDSDYIEEDEGDEDEDDDDDEEEEEEEDGDEDEDEDKHFDIKVEEEAVKEDANTTRNELMNVSNNSDDSSLQNDTGIAISSQNDTRDLSKRRLPLSDENDGNYANPASFSKRNKASES; via the coding sequence ATGGATAGTGCATCCATCGATGCTATTCACATGAATGGCATCAAATCGAAGTACCTATATGATATACTGAAAGGCATAGTACGAGAAAAGAATTATGATGTTCTAGAAACTATAAATGTCTCCGAATTTCTAGCCGAGTTGCTGGATCATATGGTCAACACTATACCGAACGAATTGTTCCAGACAAAAGTTAATAATGGAAGACATACTGTAGGGCGTAAGGAAGATAGTGAGGAAAATGAGGAAGCTGTATATGGCACAGACATAGACGATGCCAACGATGTACATACTAGGCAATTGGATGATCTCAAGCGCATATCAACACATTTAACCACTAATTTCAAAGACAAAAGCCAATTACCATTTACAATAGTGAGAATTTGTGAACTTTGTTTCGATCCTTTTCATTACTTCAAGACATACGAACTCGATAAGTTTGTTAATGCCTTGCAGAAATGCTGCTTAGTCAGAGGCGCTTGGCGACGTTATGAACTGAAAGATGTTCGAGAACTTTCAAATTCACAATCGGATAAGGAACATATTGACTGTGATCAAAATGATGTGGCATTATCTAAAATACCGTGGTTGGATGAAAAGATGGTCTCTGAATTAACACCTTTTATAAAGGAAATTGACACAATTATGAGTGTGAATTTGAGCTTCGAAGATGATGAGATGGATGATGACGACGATgataatttgaaaaatcaaaacaatGATAGAATCATTACTCACCAAGATGACAATATAATAGTCGAAGAGTATTATGAAAATGAGGATCAAGATGACGAAAACACTGGTTTCAGTAATCAAGTtataaatgataataatgataGCCAAGAAGACGACGACGAAGATAGTGATTATATAGAGGAAGATGAGggagatgaagatgaagatgatgatgatgatgaggaggaggaggaggaggaggatggagatgaggatgaagatgaggataAGCATTTTGATATCAAAGTAGAAGAAGAGGCAGTAAAGGAGGATGCAAATACCACTAGAAACGAATTAATGAATGTTTCCAATAATAGTGATGATAGCTCTTTACAAAATGACACTGGTATAGCAATCTCCTCACAAAATGATACCAGAGACCTTAGCAAGAGGAGACTACCTTTGAGTGATGAGAATGATGGTAACTATGCAAATCCAGCAAGCTTTTCAAAGAGAAATAAAGCAAGCGAGTCGTGA
- a CDS encoding uncharacterized protein (CAGL0F04543g~Protein of unknown function) encodes MHRILCRGGIQFPPTIITISEKGNFISNVARSYISMKAIFSGMLPCRNSLTFFFTDFLDGYNELRNVCNEKPQYRLKNFQDPYPIQQVAQT; translated from the coding sequence ATGCACAGAATCCTATGCAGGGGGGGTATCCAATTCCCACCAACAATTATTACGATCTCCGAAAAGggaaattttatttctaaCGTTGCGAGAAGCTATATATCGATGAAGGCAATTTTCTCGGGCATGCTTCCGTGCAGAAACTCCCTTACCTTTTTCTTTACAGACTTCCTAGATGGATATAACGAACTAAGGAATGTTTGTAACGAGAAACCCCAGTACAGactcaaaaattttcaagatCCCTATCCTATCCAGCAGGTAGCCCAAACGTAA
- the URA7 gene encoding CTP synthase URA7 (CAGL0F04433g~CTP synthase) yields MKYVVVSGGVISGIGKGVLASSTGMLLKTLGLKVTSIKIDPYMNIDAGTMSPLEHGECFVLNDGGETDLDLGNYERYLNVTLTKDHNITTGKIYSHVIAKERKGDYLGKTVQIVPHLTNAIQEWIERVSRIPVDNTGMEPDVCIIELGGTVGDIESAPFVEALRQFQFRVGKENFALIHVSLVPVIHGEQKTKPTQAAIKDLRSLGLVPDMIACRCSETLEKGVIEKIAMFCHVGADQVVNVHDVNSTYHVPLLLLEQKMINYLHQRLQLQEITLSSEDIQRGENLLSKWKSMTGNFDSSMETVKIALVGKYTNLKDSYLSVIKALEHSSMKCRRKLEIMWVEATDLEPETQDTEKAKFHEAWNKVSTADGILVPGGFGSRGTEGMMLASRWARENHIPFLGVCLGLQIATIEFARNVLGVKEGNSAEFFPELDESNQVVVFMPEIDKETMGGSMRLGLRPTYFQQGTEWCAIKKLYGSAESVEERHRHRYEINPNFIERLEEHGLMFVGRDETNKRCEIFEMKDHPFFVATQYHPEYTSKVLDPSKPFLGLVAASSGILDDVIAGKYEFNGDGKSDF; encoded by the coding sequence ATGAAGTACGTTGTTGTATCTGGTGGTGTTATCTCCGGTATTGGTAAAGGTGTTTTGGCATCTTCTACAGGTATGCTTTTGAAGACTTTGGGTTTGAAAGTTACCTCTATCAAGATTGATCCATACATGAACATCGATGCTGGTACCATGTCTCCATTGGAGCACGGTGAATGTTTTGTTCTTAACGATGGTGGTGAAACTGATCTGGATCTGGGTAACTACGAGCGTTACTTGAACGTTACTTTGACCAAGGACCACAACATCACCACTGGTAAGATTTACTCCCATGTTATTGCCAAAGAGCGTAAGGGTGACTATTTGGGTAAGACTGTCCAGATTGTGCCACACTTGACCAACGCTATTCAAGAGTGGATCGAGCGTGTCTCCAGAATTCCAGTTGACAACACCGGTATGGAACCAGATGTCTGTATTATCGAACTTGGTGGTACCGTTGGTGACATTGAGAGTGCTCCTTTTGTTGAAGCCTTGAGACAATTCCAATTCAGAGTCGGTAAGGAAAATTTTGCATTGATCCATGTCTCATTGGTTCCAGTTATCCACGGTGAGCAAAAGACTAAGCCAACCCAGGCTGCTATCAAGGACTTGAGATCTCTTGGTTTAGTCCCAGATATGATTGCTTGTAGATGTTCTGAAACTTTGGAGAAAGGTGTAATTGAAAAGATTGCCATGTTCTGTCATGTTGGTGCGGATCAAGTTGTTAATGTCCATGATGTCAACTCCACATACCACGTTCCTCTACTACTGTTGGAGCAAAAGATGATCAACTACCTACATCAAAGACTACAGTTACAAGAAATTACTCTAAGTTCTGAGGATATTCAAAGAGGTGAAAACTTGTTGAGTAAATGGAAATCAATGACCGGTAACTTTGACAGCTCCATGGAAACTGTCAAGATTGCTCTAGTTGGTAAATACACCAACTTGAAGGACTCATATCTGTCTGTTATTAAGGCTCTAGAGCATTCTTCAATGAAATGTCGCCGTAAGTTGGAAATCATGTGGGTCGAAGCCACTGATCTAGAACCTGAAACACAAGACACTGAAAAGGCCAAATTCCATGAAGCATGGAACAAAGTCAGCACAGCTGATGGTATATTAGTCCCTGGTGGTTTTGGTTCCAGAGGTACTGAAGGTATGATGCTAGCATCAAGATGGGCTCGTGAAAACCATATCCCATTCTTAGGTGTCTGTTTAGGTCTTCAAATTGCCACTATAGAGTTCGCTAGAAACGTTTTGGGAGTCAAGGAAGGTAATTCTGCTGAATTTTTCCCTGAATTGGATGAAAGCAACCAAGTTGTTGTCTTTATGCCTGAAATAGACAAGGAAACTATGGGTGGTTCCATGAGATTGGGTTTGAGACCTACATATTTCCAACAAGGCACTGAATGGTGTGCTATTAAGAAACTATACGGTAGCGCTGAATCCGTTGAAGAGAGACATCGTCATCGTTACGAAATCAACCCTAACTTCATTGAACGTTTGGAAGAGCATGGTTTGATGTTTGTCGGTAGAGATGAAACTAACAAGCGTTGTGAAATTTTCGAAATGAAGGATCACCCATTCTTTGTTGCTACCCAATACCATCCTGAATACACTTCCAAGGTCTTGGATCCTTCAAAGCCTTTCTTGGGTCTTGTTGCTGCATCTTCCGGTATCTTAGATGATGTTATTGCTGGAAAATATGAATTCAATGGTGATGGTAAGTCTGATTTCTAA
- the PRE7 gene encoding proteasome core particle subunit beta 6 (CAGL0F04477g~Ortholog(s) have role in proteasomal ubiquitin-independent protein catabolic process, proteasome-mediated ubiquitin-dependent protein catabolic process and cytosol, nucleus, proteasome core complex, beta-subunit complex localization): MATTVSSEYSTDTSNVPIEHRFNPYSDNGGTILGIAGEDFAVLAGDTRHTTDYSINSRYEPKVFDCGDNIIMSANGFAADGEALVKRFKNSIKWYHFDHNDKKLSISSAARNIQHLLYGKRFFPYYVHTIIAGLDDEGKGAVYSFDPVGSYEREQCRAGGAAASLIMPFLDNQVNFKNQYVPGTDGKVKRELKYLSLEEVIKLVRDAFTSATERHIHVGDGLEILIVTKEGVRTEFFELKRD, encoded by the coding sequence ATGGCAACTACAGTGTCATCAGAGTACTCAACGGATACTAGCAATGTACCAATTGAACACAGATTTAATCCATATTCCGACAATGGTGGTACAATTCTAGGTATAGCTGGAGAAGATTTTGCTGTTCTGGCGGGAGACACGAGACACACTACTGATTACTCTATCAATTCTCGTTATGAGCCCAAGGTGTTTGACTGTGGTGACAATATAATCATGTCAGCGAATGGATTTGCTGCGGATGGTGAAGCGCTGGTTAAGAGATTTAAAAACAGTATTAAATGGTATCATTTTGACCACAATGACAAGAAACTTTCTATAAGTTCTGCAGCCAGAAATATTCAACATCTTCTGTACGGTAAAAGATTCTTCCCTTATTATGTGCATACTATTATAGCAGGTCTAGATGATGAAGGTAAAGGTGCTGTGTACTCTTTCGACCCAGTTGGATCCTATGAAAGAGAGCAATGTAGAGCTGGTGGTGCAGCTGCATCATTGATCATGCCATTCCTTGATAATCAGGTCAACTTCAAGAACCAATATGTGCCTGGTACAGATGGTAAAGTAAAGAGGGAGTTAAAGTACTTGAGTCTAGAAGAAGTTATCAAATTGGTTAGGGATGCTTTCACATCAGCTACAGAGAGACATATACACGTTGGTGACGGATTAGAGATCTTAATTGTCACTAAGGAAGGTGTGAGGACAGAATTTTTCGAGCTAAAGAGAGATTGA
- the ECM13 gene encoding Ecm13p (CAGL0F04521g~Ortholog of S. cerevisiae : ECM13 and Saccharomyces cerevisiae S288C : YBL043W), which produces MLAIHFNNSLSLQDQYSLASKARTKLMRCAKDAQKANKEYNLRVLVGHANLLDRITENVERMNLIKRQQQNVADDLQLSKQNSNVVEGYTHAGEVSAQNKTSTSDYYYYSSESESESESDSESESDYESETEAQGDFTFKVDESIDCKENTEVVDSEVSVAEECNYVVGAGAHYAGHNDSSNKHFTTIWEEPSEGDNTTEEKTEICLSSSITSTGNDCDEKAKDYKETTDVCSGSDSDEHSLNSPLDDNDAFESYDDICKSSNDYGVHYHKNHDNYFNIPQHKTLV; this is translated from the coding sequence ATGTTGGCTATTCATTTTAACAACAGTTTGTCGCTACAAGACCAATACTCTCTAGCCTCAAAGGCAAGAACGAAGCTAATGAGATGTGCCAAGGACGCTCAAAAGGCTAACAAAGAGTACAACCTGCGTGTGCTAGTCGGCCACGCTAACCTGCTGGACAGAATAACAGAAAATGTCGAACGCATGAATCTTATAAAGCGTCAGCAACAAAATGTAGCCGATGACTTGCAACTCTCAAAGCAAAACTCCAATGTCGTTGAGGGTTACACTCATGCTGGAGAGGTCTCCGCTCAGAATAAGACATCGACCAGTGATTACTACTATTACAGTTCTGAATCCGAGTCTGAGTCCGAGTCTGACTCTGAGTCTGAGTCTGACTACGAAAGCGAAACAGAGGCACAAGGTGACTTCACTTTCAAAGTTGACGAGAGCATAGATTGCAAAGAAAACACAGAAGTGGTCGACTCTGAAGTTTCTGTCGCTGAAGAATGTAACTACGTTGTTGGTGCTGGCGCTCATTATGCTGGTCATAATGACTCATCAAACAAGCATTTTACTACTATTTGGGAAGAACCAAGCGAAGGTGATAACACAACCGAAGAGAAGACAGAAATTTGCCTTAGCAGCAGTATAACTAGTACTGGAAACGATTGTGATGAAAAGGCAAAGGATTATAAAGAAACCACAGATGTATGCTCAGGTAGTGACTCTGATGAGCACTCTTTAAATAGTCCTCTCGACGATAACGATGCTTTCGAATCTTACGATGATATTTGTAAATCTAGTAACGACTATGGTGTACATTATCATAAAAACCATGATAATTATTTTAATATTCCACAACATAAGACACTAGTATGA
- the ERD2 gene encoding Erd2p (CAGL0F04455g~Ortholog(s) have HDEL sequence binding activity, role in ER to Golgi vesicle-mediated transport, protein retention in ER lumen and Golgi apparatus, integral component of endoplasmic reticulum membrane localization): MNIFRLLADLTHIASILILIQTIKKTSSISGISIKTQVLYALVFVCRYLDLLTFHYKSFYLTVMKIFFITSSVYTVYLLSTFKQKNPIAYQEMIMADAFKVQYLLAPCLVLAFVFNHGFDFLSLNKSFSMWLESVSIMPQLFMLSKSGKATALTTHYIFALGLYRALYIPNWIWRYFYEDRFDKLAFVTGFVQTLVYSDFFYIYYKKIVKGLGFRLPK; this comes from the coding sequence ATGAATATCTTCAGGTTGTTAGCAGATTTAACACACATTGCTAGTATACTTATCTTGATTCAAACTATCAAGAAGACTAGCTCCATTAGTGGTATTTCCATAAAGACACAAGTTCTGTATGCTTTGGTGTTTGTATGCAGATACTTAGACCTGCTCACTTTCCATTATAAATCATTCTATTTGACAGTAATGaagatttttttcattacttCATCGGTATACACTGTTTATCTACTGTCTACattcaaacaaaaaaaccCAATAGCATACCAGGAGATGATAATGGCAGATGCATTCAAGGTACAATATTTGCTGGCTCCTTGCTTGGTTTTGGCCTTTGTATTCAATCATGGATTTGACTTTTTGTCCTTGAACAAAAGCTTCTCTATGTGGCTAGAAAGTGTCTCCATTATGCCACAATTATTCATGCTTTCTAAGAGCGGAAAAGCAACAGCACTAACGACTCATTACATTTTTGCTTTGGGTCTTTATAGAGCTTTGTATATTCCAAACTGGATTTGGAGATATTTCTATGAGGATAGGTTTGATAAATTGGCCTTTGTCACCGGCTTTGTTCAAACGTTAGTCTATTCGGATTTCTTCTACATTTATTACAAGAAAATTGTCAAGGGTCTTGGCTTCAGATTACCAAAATAA
- the FUI1 gene encoding uridine permease (CAGL0F04499g~Ortholog(s) have uridine transmembrane transporter activity, role in transmembrane transport, uridine transport and fungal-type vacuole, plasma membrane localization), with the protein MRDVSTSEENQYSTLTSDEILKHRSDADTSGEDEKYYKEETVNIIDTNDVEPSSDEEDHDDKHEKFKRKGTFAYLWYRIVDFLEVKQIDDDGKVTESQSVLQTFLYNDDLKPVDKARRVWTWKEYIFFWISGAFNVNTWQISATGLQLGLNWWQTWICIWVGYSFVAVFLVAGSRIGNIYHISFPIASRVAFGTYFSIWIVLNRVVMACVWFSTLAYLGGDCVQLMLMSIFGNNLNKKMGDTIPNPNLTNFQFMCFMLFWAVSLPFLWFPPHKLRFIFAIKSAITPFAAFGFLIWTLKKAHGHLALGSLNGGEKISQSVLAWSVVRSIISALDNFSTLILNAPDFSRFAKTPKSSIYSQLFILPICYAVISLIGILSASAAYKLYGVNYWNPLDILNRYLEHYTSGNRAGVFLISFAFAFDQLGANLSGNAIPAGTDMTALLPKFINIRRGSYLCACIALVICPWNLMASSSKFTTALGAYAVFLSAIAGVISADYFVVRKGYVNVFHCYTNKLDSYYMYNRYGTNWRAVCGYIVGIAPNFAGFLGSIDVHVPIGAMKVYYLNYFIGYLVAGLVYLVLVYYFPVKGVPHNAKLTDRVWYEEWIEVEDFRNQREAFEKYGDASMSESKLSA; encoded by the coding sequence ATGCGTGACGTTTCTACTTCCGAGGAGAATCAATACAGCACTCTCACTAGCGATGAGATCCTAAAGCATAGAAGCGATGCGGACACATCCGGTGAAGACgaaaaatattacaaagaGGAGACAGTCAACATCATTGACACCAATGATGTCGAACCTTCTAGTGACGAGGAAGACCATGATGACAAACATGAGAAGTTTAAGAGAAAGGGTACTTTCGCTTATCTTTGGTACAGAATTGTTGACTTCCTTGAAGTTAAGCAAATCGATGACGACGGTAAAGTCACTGAAAGCCAATCTGTCTTACAGACTTTCCTTTACAACGACGATCTAAAGCCTGTGGATAAAGCCCGTAGAGTATGGACATGGAAGgagtatatttttttctggaTCTCTGGTGCTTTCAATGTTAACACATGGCAAATCTCAGCTACTGGTTTACAACTGGGCTTGAACTGGTGGCAGACTTGGATCTGTATCTGGGTTGGTTACTCTTTTGTCGCCGTATTCCTGGTTGCAGGTTCTCGTATTGGTAACATCTACCACATCTCCTTCCCAATCGCTTCCCGTGTTGCTTTCGGTACATATTTCTCTATTTGGATTGTGCTGAACAGAGTTGTGATGGCCTGTGTCTGGTTCTCTACTCTTGCTTACTTAGGTGGTGACTGTGTTCAACTAATGCTGATGTCTATCTTTGGCAACAacttgaacaaaaaaatgggTGACACAATCCCAAACCCAAACCTAACAAACTTCCAATTCATGTGTTTTATGCTTTTCTGGGCTGTTTCATTACCATTTCTATGGTTCCCACCACATAAACTACGTTTCATTTTTGCAATCAAATCTGCCATCACTCCTTTTGCTGCATTTGGTTTCTTAATTTGGACCTTGAAGAAGGCCCATGGTCATTTGGCTCTAGGTTCCTTGAATGGAGGTGAAAAGATTAGTCAAAGTGTCCTAGCTTGGTCCGTCGTGAGATCTATCATCAGTGCTCTAGATAACTTTTCTACTCTGATTTTGAATGCACCAGATTTTTCCAGATTTGCCAAGACTCCAAAATCTTCCATTTACTCACAATTATTCATTCTACCAATCTGTTATGCAGTTATCTCTCTTATTGGTATTCTATCAGCTTCCGCAGCTTACAAACTTTACGGGGTTAACTACTGGAACCCATTGGATATCCTAAACAGATACTTAGAACATTACACAAGCGGTAACCGTGCTGGTGTCTTCCTAATTTCTTTTGCCTTTGCATTCGATCAATTAGGTGCTAACTTGTCCGGTAATGCCATCCCAGCAGGTACTGATATGACAGCTTTGCTACccaaattcatcaatattagAAGAGGTTCATACCTATGTGCTTGTATTGCTTTGGTCATCTGTCCTTGGAATTTGATGGCCTCATCATCTAAGTTCACTACTGCCTTAGGTGCATACGCAGTCTTCTTGTCTGCCATTGCTGGTGTTATCTCCGCTGACTATTTTGTTGTAAGAAAGGGTTATGTCAATGTCTTCCACTGTTACACAAACAAACTAGACTCATACTATATGTACAACAGATATGGTACAAACTGGAGAGCAGTTTGCGGTTACATTGTTGGTATTGCTCCAAATTTCGCGGGTTTCTTAGGTTCTATCGATGTCCATGTTCCTATTGGAGCAATGAAAGTTTACTACCTAAACTACTTTATCGGATACCTAGTTGCTGGTTTGGTATATTTGGTTTTGGTTTATTACTTCCCCGTCAAAGGTGTTCCTCATAATGCCAAATTAACTGACAGAGTTTGGTATGAAGAGTGGATTGAAGTTGAAGACTTCCGTAACCAAAGAGAAGCATTTGAAAAGTATGGAGATGCTTCAATGTCAGAATCTAAATTATCTGCATGA
- the COR1 gene encoding ubiquinol--cytochrome-c reductase subunit COR1 (CAGL0F04565g~Ortholog(s) have ubiquinol-cytochrome-c reductase activity, role in aerobic respiration and mitochondrial respiratory chain complex III localization), with protein MLRAVASKQLRRGLATQVSGSLAPEISQLSNGVVVATEPNTSSSTASVGVVFGSGSSSENPYNNGISNLLSKTYKSTENRANAATKGVEVVSKVGREYQSYLVNSLPGQLSKSFDILNSTVLGNPTGSDKVFEQTKSNVLKQIEHFEETNHKGRVLEHLHATAFQNTPLSLPIRGTTESVDGLLRGDLEEFVNQHFISSNAVIVGTGNISHQELCELVEKSSLKFNSTTKAKPEANKKSTFLGSEIRLRDDTLPKAWISIAAEGEALTSPDYLVSQVAAQVFGSYNAAEPNSRLQGIKLLDDIQEYQLCDDFDHFSLSYRDSGLWGFVTTTQNVGSIDDLMHFVLKQWNRLTISVTETEVARGKAMLKLKLANEACKKNCHIASDLGNLVLNQGVKFNQDEIFRKIDAITVKDVKAWAGKKLWDQDIAIAGTGQIEGLFDYMRLRNDMSMMRW; from the coding sequence ATGCTTAGAGCTGTCGCATCTAAACAATTGAGAAGGGGACTAGCCACTCAAGTTAGTGGCTCTCTAGCTCCAGAAATTAGTCAACTATCCAATGGTGTTGTCGTTGCAACCGAACCAAACACCTCCTCTTCTACAGCATCTGTTGGTGTTGTCTTTGGTTCAGGTTCATCTAGCGAAAACCCTTACAACAATGGTATCTCCAATCTTCTATCAAAGACTTACAAGAGTACCGAAAACCGTGCTAATGCTGCAACCAAAGGTGTAGAAGTTGTCTCTAAGGTCGGTAGGGAATACCAATCCTACTTGGTTAACTCTCTGCCAGGTCAACTATCTAAATCCTTTGATATTCTAAATTCGACTGTTCTAGGTAACCCAACTGGGTCTGACAAGGTATTTGAGCAAACTAAGAGCAACGTCTTGAAACAAATTGAACATTTCGAAGAAACCAACCACAAGGGAAGAGTCCTAGAGCACTTGCATGCTACAGCTTTCCAAAACACTCCTTTATCCTTACCAATCAGAGGTACTACTGAATCAGTTGATGGCTTGTTGAGGGGTGATTTGGAAGAGTTTGTTAACCAACACTTCATCTCATCCAACGCTGTCATCGTTGGTACTGGTAACATCTCCCACCAAGAACTATGTGAACTAGTTGAGAAGAGCTCTTTGAAGTTCAACTCAACTACCAAGGCCAAGCCAGAAGCTAACAAAAAGTCTACCTTCTTGGGTTCTGAAATCAGATTAAGAGACGACACCCTTCCAAAGGCTTGGATTTCCATTGCTGCCGAAGGTGAAGCATTGACCTCTCCAGATTATTTAGTATCCCAAGTTGCTGCCCAAGTATTTGGTTCTTACAACGCTGCTGAACCAAACTCTAGATTGCAAGGTATTAAGCTCTTGGATGATATTCAGGAATACCAACTATGTGATGACTTTGACCATTTCTCTTTGTCTTACAGAGATTCCGGTCTATGGGGTTTCGTAACCACAACACAAAATGTTGGTTCAATCGATGACTTGATGCACTTTGTTCTAAAACAATGGAATAGGTTAACTATTTCAGTCACCGAGACAGAAGTCGCCCGTGGTAAGGCTATGTTAAAATTAAAGCTTGCTAATGAAGCATGTAAGAAGAACTGTCACATTGCATCTGATTTGGGTAATTTGGTACTAAATCAAGGTGTCAAGTTCAACCAAGATGAAATCTTCAGAAAGATCGATGCAATCACTGTTAAGGATGTCAAGGCTTGGGCTGGTAAGAAACTATGGGACCAAGACATTGCCATTGCCGGTACTGGACAAATCGAAGGTCTATTTGACTACATGAGACTAAGAAACGATATGTCTATGATGAGATGGTAG
- the MRPL16 gene encoding mitochondrial 54S ribosomal protein uL16m (CAGL0F04411g~Ortholog(s) have structural constituent of ribosome activity, role in mitochondrial translation and mitochondrial large ribosomal subunit localization) yields the protein MLRTVSRFMPLRFGVRYSHEYAPRYKEQQKKQKGRVPVRTGGSVKGSTLQFGQYGIRLKSEGVRLTAEQLKEADNAIMRYVRPLNNGQLWRRLCTNIAVCIKGNETRMGKGKGAFDHWMVRVPTGKILFEMAGDNLHERVAREAFRKAGTKLPGVYEFVSRKSLTRVGLHSFKNPEHDPKVDHFKEQEQKPTKKYLNVLKSQEPEYKLYRGR from the coding sequence ATGTTGAGAACTGTGTCTCGGTTTATGCCCTTGCGGTTTGGTGTGCGTTATTCGCATGAGTATGCGCCTCGGTACAAAGAGcaacagaagaagcagaaaGGGCGGGTTCCAGTGCGTACAGGTGGATCTGTGAAAGGGTCTACTCTGCAGTTTGGACAATATGGTATACGTTTGAAAAGCGAGGGTGTGCGACTCACCGCGGAGCAGTTGAAGGAGGCCGACAATGCGATTATGCGGTACGTGAGACCCTTGAACAATGGTCAGCTGTGGAGAAGGCTGTGTACCAACATTGCCGTGTGTATTAAAGGTAACGAGACTAGAATGGGTAAAGGTAAAGGTGCTTTTGACCACTGGATGGTACGTGTCCCTACTGGCAAGATCCTGTTTGAAATGGCTGGCGACAATTTACATGAAAGGGTTGCCAGAGAGGCGTTTAGAAAGGCAGGTACTAAGCTACCGGGTGTCTATGAGTTTGTCTCTAGGAAATCTTTGACTAGAGTGGGCCTACATAGCTTTAAGAACCCCGAACATGATCCAAAAGTGGATCATTTCAAAGAACAGGAACAAAAACCTACAAAGAAGTATCTGAATGTCTTGAAATCTCAAGAACCAGAGTATAAATTGTACAGAGGACgctaa